One Spea bombifrons isolate aSpeBom1 chromosome 1, aSpeBom1.2.pri, whole genome shotgun sequence DNA window includes the following coding sequences:
- the LOC128496244 gene encoding apidaecins type 73-like: MFLDYLYLSCGQRLANGLRSRVPRKRTPKPSAPQTDSQAECPANGLPSRVPRKRTPKPSAPQTDSQAECPANGLPSRVPSKRTPKPSAQQTDSQAECPANGLPSRVPRKRTPKPSAPQTDPQAECPANGLPSRVPSKRTPKPSAQQTDSQAECPANGLPSRVPSKRTPKPSAQQTDSQAECPANGLPSRVPRKRTPKPSAPQTDSQAECPANGLPSRVPRKRTPKPSAPQTDSQAECPANGLPSRVPRKRTAKPSTL, translated from the coding sequence atgtttcTGGACTACCTGTACCTGAGTTGTGGCCAGCGCCTCGCAAACGGACTCCGAAGCCGAGTGCCCCGCAAACGGACTCCGAAGCCGAGTGCCCCGCAAAcggactcccaagccgagtgccccgCAAAcggactcccaagccgagtgccccgCAAAcggactcccaagccgagtgccccgCAAAcggactcccaagccgagtgccccgCAAAcggactcccaagccgagtgcccaGCAAAcggactcccaagccgagtgcccaGCAAAcggactcccaagccgagtgcccaGCAAAcggactcccaagccgagtgccccgCAAAcggactcccaagccgagtgccccgCAAACGGACCcccaagccgagtgccccgCAAAcggactcccaagccgagtgcccaGCAAAcggactcccaagccgagtgcccaGCAAAcggactcccaagccgagtgcccaGCAAAcggactcccaagccgagtgcccaGCAAAcggactcccaagccgagtgcccaGCAAAcggactcccaagccgagtgccccgCAAAcggactcccaagccgagtgccccgCAAAcggactcccaagccgagtgccccgCAAAcggactcccaagccgagtgccccgCAAAcggactcccaagccgagtgccccgCAAAcggactcccaagccgagtgccccgCAAAcggactcccaagccgagtgccccgCAAACGGACTGCCAAGCCGAGTGCCCCGCAAACGGACTGCCAAgccgagtaccctgtaa